The genomic region ATTACTCAAAGATGAGTGTACAGCTTGGAATCTAAAACCACCTTCGGCATCTACCGTAGGTAGAATCCTCAAAGACCTTAAGTTTCAAGGCCTATTACCAAAATATACCAGGTTAACCGTTTCAGGTGCTACCGGCAAACTACTTGAGAAACAAAGTCGTAAGCCAAGACTCAATAAACAACGCAGGAATGGTTATCAGCCTGAGCAACCAGGAGATATGCTACAGATAGACACTATTGTTAAGTTTATAAACGGTATACGCCGTTATGTACTTACAGCAGTAGATTACAAAGGTAGATTCGGCTTTGCCTATGGCTATACTAGCCCCAGTAGTACCAACGCAGCAGACTTCCTGAACAAACTGCAAGCTGTTACCCCATTTGAGATCAGACGAGTGCATCATGACAATGGTAGTGAGTTCTACAAACACTTCATAAGAGCCTGTGATGAACGAAACATTGAACAGCTCTGGAACTATCCCAAAAGACCTAAGAATAACGGAATGGTTGAAAGATTTAACCGTAGCATCCAAGAAGAGTTTATAGACTGGAACCTAGATAATCTAGCCTATGACCTTGAGGATTTCAATAATTCATTGATGGACTGGTGTATATGGTATAACACAAAAAGACCACATTATGGACTTGGTTTAAAAAGTCCAATGCAGTACTTACTAGAAGTGTTACAATTAAGCCAACAGGAGTCCAGAATGTTATGGACGGATACACCCCCTTTCATTCCCCAACCATAACCAGTACAATATTACTCAGTACATTAAGTAGTTGAGTGGTACCAACAAGTCGTAGTTAATAACAGACTTATATCAAATCCTGCACTTACCTATTCTGCCTAAACAAAGTTAGTATTAGTCACATAGTATAGGCTAAGTATCAATAAGCTATACGACATAATTCATCAACACCCCATCTCAACAACCAACAAATTAGTAGTACCTAAAATAGCAACTAATTTAGATAAATACCAAATCATTCATTAATATGAAACTAAACCCCAAAGCCCTACTATCCAAACTACCACTACCTTTCTGGGCTTCCTTCTATCTATTTCTCATCATACTTACCATACCAGTACTAGCTTATATAGGCACACTCAGTAAAGCAGATCCCGGAACCCTAACAGTAACCATCAATCAAAAAACAGGCACAACAGACCCCAATCCTTCTTATACATCAGTATTCACTGTAGTATTCAATGAAGCCATAAACAGTAACACCTTCACCAACACAGACATTACTCTAGGTGGTACCGCACCAGGGCAAACTATCCAATCTATTACTGAAGCTGGAGCCTTCAACAAAACCACCTACGAAGTCCGAATCCAAGCCACCGGAGCTGGAACCATCATCCCAACCATAGCCCAAGAACTCATCACTGCCCAAAGCAACAACACTAACACCAACCAAGCCTCTAGCTCATCAGACAATACAGTTACCTATGATGGAACCTATGCACCGAATGAATTTGTTACCACCTGGAAGACAGACAACCCAGGAATAAGTGCCAGTAATCAAATAACTATACCTACACATTGGACTGGAGGATACAACTACAACGTAGACTGGGGAGACTCTACCACTAGCTCTAACCAAACCGGAGACTCCACCCATACTTACTCAACACCAGGAACATACACCGTAAAAATATCCGGAACATTTCCTAGAATACATTTTGGAAAAGGTGTTTCAGATTATATAAAAATCTTAACTGTAGAGCAGTGGGGTTCAAACCCTTGGACTTCAATGAACGAGTCATTTTACTTCCCATATAATCTAACCATCCCTGCTATAGATGCTCCGAACTTATCCAATGTAACTGATATGAGTTCTATGTTCTCGAAGGCAACTTCACTAAATCAATCACTTAATCATTGGGATGTAGGTAACATAACTAATATGAGTAGAATGTTTAATGAGGCAAGTACATTTAACCAATCTTTGAACAATTGGAACACATCAAATGTGACAAATATTTCTGGAATGTTTGCATACGCCACTTCTTTTAATGGTCTTATAAATGATTGGACCACATCAAACGTAACTGATATGTCTGGAGTGTTTGTAGGCGCTACAATCTTCAATCAGCCACTAAACAATTGGGATACCAGTAGTGTAACCGACATGAGTTGGATGTTTTATCAAGCGACTTCTTTCAATCAATCTTTGAGCAATTGGAATACATCAAATGTGACAAAATTAAATATAATGTTCACCGAAGCGGCAGCTTTCAATCAGCCACTAAATAACTGGAATGTCGTTAATGTACTTGATTTATCAAATCTATTTGCTCGAGCGACTTCATTCAATCAACCTTTGAATAATTGGAATACCAGTAATGTTACGAATATGTCTGGACTGTTTGCGGGCGCTGCATCATTCAATCAACCTTTGAATAATTGGAATACCAGTAATGTTACGAATATGTCTGGACTGTTTGTGGGCGCTACGTCGTTTAACCAGCCACTTAGCGGCTGGGACTTGAATAGTGTGACAAATATGACGATGATGTTTTCTAGTACTTCAATTCAAGTTGCGCCTGGAGTAACATTATCTCCTTCCGGCCTCTCCACCACCAACTATGACTCTACCCTAGCCGGTTGGTCATCCCAATCATTACAAAGTGGTGTCACCTTTGATGCCGGCACTAGCAAATACTGTAACTCTGAAACCCAAAGGCAAAGTATAATAACCAATCACTCATGGACTATTAACGATGGTGGTAAAGATTGTAGTTCTATTGGCTCAACTGAATTCATTACTACCTGGAAGACAGACAACTCAGGAGTAAGCGGAAGCAATCAAATAACTGTTCCTACCTTTTCAGGAGAAACCTACAACTACAACGTAGACTGGGGAGACTCTACCACTAGCTCTAACCAAACCGGAGACTCCACTCATACTTACTCAACACCAGGAACCTACACAGTCAAGATAACTGGAA from Candidatus Nomurabacteria bacterium harbors:
- a CDS encoding DDE-type integrase/transposase/recombinase, which produces MQQIYTESFLRGYARKTMRSIQDITQHPYKHVIEQRLKIIQFYDDFGEQATRQAFSVSRSTVFSWKRRLKDNNGSLRCLAPKSTAPKHKRKRMVDMRITNFILEQRSLHPKLSKDKLAVLLKDECTAWNLKPPSASTVGRILKDLKFQGLLPKYTRLTVSGATGKLLEKQSRKPRLNKQRRNGYQPEQPGDMLQIDTIVKFINGIRRYVLTAVDYKGRFGFAYGYTSPSSTNAADFLNKLQAVTPFEIRRVHHDNGSEFYKHFIRACDERNIEQLWNYPKRPKNNGMVERFNRSIQEEFIDWNLDNLAYDLEDFNNSLMDWCIWYNTKRPHYGLGLKSPMQYLLEVLQLSQQESRMLWTDTPPFIPQP